A stretch of Chitinophaga caeni DNA encodes these proteins:
- a CDS encoding DUF5689 domain-containing protein, with protein MKHFKILSLLLFTMVAFWSCEKDNYPGAKISPFIAIYDLKTLYKGNDVKLTTGNMFGSDYITGVVVSDHSGGNMPEGLIAVQDRRRLNQLRGIAIPLGDEAKNFLPGDSIVVNVNGATLSRVNGIMQLLDVPLTSIQKVSSGNEIPVNRITTADIISNPDKYESTLGVIVKGGFDPLPAPTDVLSGDKLLNDGFGDITLHTNANASFADSAMPVSANFYGIVFNKMIGDSLAPVFNMRSGDDYVTLSSTIEITPIIITGFISDVKGGDGNYEYIQMMATQDIDFSKTPFSVVVTNNANASTPTGYPANGWATGDKRTYKINMSSGFAAKGTFFYVGGTGKSINGSGSTSIASSNWIRSYDYVNNDGDDFGRKTGGLFANSGNASGLAVFRGTEITVDTKPVDVIFISSGGSLYTAGPPEKGYKITNTDWYDVRNPITLENQPYYKSGANTLCMTYTTKDVGYFYVLGGEYNVKLGKWVKARTQSNVELTKESTLIEIEGEGATILKQ; from the coding sequence ATGAAACATTTTAAAATATTATCACTGCTATTATTTACCATGGTAGCATTCTGGTCTTGCGAAAAAGATAATTACCCGGGTGCCAAGATCAGTCCCTTCATAGCTATTTACGATTTAAAAACACTTTACAAGGGCAATGATGTAAAACTTACAACCGGGAACATGTTCGGTTCAGATTACATTACCGGTGTTGTTGTTTCCGATCATTCAGGGGGTAATATGCCAGAAGGCTTGATCGCGGTTCAAGATAGGCGCAGGTTAAACCAACTTAGGGGAATCGCTATCCCCCTGGGCGATGAAGCTAAAAACTTCCTGCCCGGAGATTCTATCGTAGTAAATGTAAATGGAGCAACTTTAAGTAGGGTAAACGGCATCATGCAATTGTTGGATGTACCTTTAACCAGTATTCAAAAGGTTTCTTCCGGCAATGAAATCCCCGTAAACCGTATCACGACAGCAGACATCATCTCTAATCCCGATAAGTATGAAAGTACTTTGGGGGTAATCGTGAAAGGAGGATTCGATCCCCTTCCCGCACCAACAGATGTTTTAAGCGGCGATAAATTGTTAAATGATGGCTTCGGGGATATTACGCTTCACACGAATGCCAATGCATCTTTTGCCGACAGCGCGATGCCCGTAAGCGCTAATTTCTACGGAATCGTATTTAACAAGATGATCGGGGATTCATTGGCCCCCGTCTTTAACATGCGTAGCGGCGATGATTACGTAACATTAAGCTCAACGATCGAGATTACCCCGATCATTATCACGGGCTTTATTAGTGATGTGAAAGGTGGCGATGGTAATTATGAATACATACAGATGATGGCCACGCAAGATATCGATTTCAGCAAAACGCCGTTCTCGGTTGTTGTTACTAATAATGCGAATGCCTCCACACCTACGGGCTACCCTGCCAACGGGTGGGCAACCGGCGATAAGAGGACTTACAAAATTAATATGTCTAGCGGGTTTGCCGCTAAGGGAACCTTCTTCTATGTTGGTGGAACCGGGAAATCTATCAATGGCTCCGGCTCAACAAGCATCGCCTCTTCTAATTGGATCAGGTCGTATGACTATGTAAACAATGACGGGGATGACTTCGGTAGAAAAACAGGCGGCTTGTTTGCCAATAGCGGAAACGCTTCGGGTTTAGCTGTATTCAGGGGAACCGAGATTACGGTGGATACGAAACCGGTAGATGTAATATTTATTTCATCAGGCGGAAGTTTGTATACTGCCGGTCCCCCGGAAAAAGGCTACAAGATTACCAATACAGACTGGTACGATGTACGCAATCCGATTACGTTGGAAAATCAGCCTTATTATAAAAGCGGCGCCAACACCTTGTGCATGACTTATACCACTAAAGACGTTGGTTACTTCTATGTTCTAGGCGGGGAGTACAACGTGAAACTTGGCAAATGGGTGAAAGCGAGAACACAATCAAACGTGGAATTGACAAAGGAATCTACTTTAATAGAGATAGAAGGGGAAGGTGCGACTATATTAAAGCAATAA
- a CDS encoding class I lanthipeptide, which produces MKKTPAKKLTLNKVTVANLSSQVKERGDLKAPTYTGCSLFAKCEPPATKTTCA; this is translated from the coding sequence ATGAAAAAGACACCCGCTAAAAAATTGACGCTCAACAAGGTAACAGTTGCTAATTTAAGTTCACAAGTAAAAGAACGTGGAGACTTAAAAGCGCCTACCTACACCGGTTGTAGCTTGTTCGCAAAATGTGAACCTCCCGCTACAAAAACAACCTGCGCTTAA
- a CDS encoding calcineurin-like phosphoesterase C-terminal domain-containing protein — MLNRRNFLKNLGLTGSLLTVPAAIVNANPFSKRGRIDLSLINLKGKVSANGKGLAGIAVTDGINITQTDKNGNYQLTSNPTAEFVYISVPRGYEIPSENGIASFYKKIDKNKVVQTNDFQLTALTVDDTNHNFVVWADTQMRSKADCELLKTQSVPDLQALVQSYPKGTPFHGIGCGDLVWDKFELFKDYKEAIQMCGIPFYNVIGNHDMDIEARTDDLSANTFKDQFGPTYYSFNRGELHYIVLDDVFYIGAAKRYIGYLTENQLQWLEQDLATVKPGSTIILSLHIPTFTGAARRANKDEVLGGTVSNREKLYKMLSGFKVHIMSGHTHFNDNWEEGDIMEHNHGTVCGAWWTGPICGDGTPSGYGVYEVTGSDIKWHYKSTGLPKEKQLRIYSKGRLKDAPEEISANVWNYDHRWKVEWFEDGIAKGDMEHRTALDPWAIELYEGPQLPKKHKFVEPTLNDHMFFAKPSTDAKKIKVKATDRFGNVFEEEISM, encoded by the coding sequence ATGCTAAATAGGAGAAATTTCTTAAAAAACTTGGGCTTAACCGGTTCTTTATTAACCGTTCCAGCCGCGATAGTTAACGCAAATCCATTTTCAAAGAGAGGTCGTATTGACCTCTCTTTGATTAACCTAAAAGGTAAAGTATCTGCAAATGGCAAAGGACTGGCAGGCATAGCTGTTACCGATGGTATAAACATTACACAAACAGACAAAAACGGGAATTATCAACTCACGAGCAACCCTACTGCCGAATTTGTATATATCAGCGTGCCGCGGGGTTACGAGATTCCTAGTGAAAATGGTATCGCGTCCTTTTATAAAAAAATCGATAAAAATAAAGTTGTCCAAACCAACGACTTTCAACTTACCGCATTAACAGTTGACGATACGAACCACAACTTCGTAGTGTGGGCCGATACTCAAATGCGATCAAAAGCTGATTGCGAACTGTTAAAAACACAGTCTGTACCGGATTTACAAGCACTAGTTCAATCGTATCCTAAGGGCACCCCGTTCCACGGCATCGGTTGCGGTGATTTGGTATGGGATAAATTCGAGCTGTTCAAGGATTATAAAGAGGCCATCCAAATGTGCGGAATACCTTTCTATAATGTAATCGGTAACCATGATATGGATATCGAAGCCCGTACTGACGACTTATCTGCAAATACTTTTAAAGATCAATTCGGGCCTACATACTATTCCTTCAACAGGGGCGAGCTACATTATATCGTTTTGGATGATGTATTTTATATAGGTGCAGCCAAGAGGTATATCGGTTACCTTACGGAAAATCAGCTGCAATGGTTAGAGCAAGATTTGGCAACTGTAAAGCCCGGCAGCACCATTATCCTAAGCCTGCACATCCCGACATTTACGGGCGCAGCAAGGAGGGCTAACAAGGATGAAGTGCTCGGCGGTACCGTTTCCAACAGGGAAAAACTGTACAAGATGCTTTCAGGGTTCAAGGTACATATCATGAGCGGCCATACACATTTCAATGATAATTGGGAAGAAGGCGATATCATGGAACATAATCATGGAACGGTTTGCGGTGCATGGTGGACGGGGCCTATTTGTGGCGATGGTACCCCGAGCGGCTACGGCGTTTACGAAGTAACCGGTTCGGATATAAAATGGCATTATAAATCAACGGGTTTACCCAAGGAAAAGCAGCTTCGGATTTATTCTAAAGGTCGCTTAAAAGATGCCCCTGAAGAAATTTCTGCTAACGTATGGAACTACGATCACCGTTGGAAGGTCGAGTGGTTTGAAGATGGAATTGCAAAAGGCGATATGGAACATCGTACTGCCTTAGATCCATGGGCAATAGAATTATACGAAGGTCCGCAATTGCCCAAGAAACATAAGTTCGTGGAACCTACATTAAACGATCATATGTTCTTTGCTAAACCATCAACGGATGCTAAAAAAATTAAGGTTAAAGCAACGGATAGGTTCGGCAACGTGTTTGAAGAGGAAATTTCCATGTAA
- a CDS encoding lantibiotic dehydratase, producing the protein MRMISAENYVVVRTPLLPIQSVAQVRDWSAGNIKIKLGELFASGDMQEAIYLASPELYQEWERWQGGAEFSKKDELKLQVALVRYLDRMSSRSTPYGMFAGCQVLQVGARTDVYLKSTGNHLKRTRLDMNYVGELVKAIVDDPIIREQLKYFPNTSLYRSADRWRYATYSIQNKIRNYHLTAVQSSSYLDAILNFVEHGAMLKDIRQCVFDIVEDISKSEVDDFISELIGSQVLLSELEPSITGPEFFQVLIGKLAGLKGGERLCHTLKTVEKLLESPSILHFREINKLVRGLLPGTESKDLLQTDLYLATDGHNINKNVLDEITASLQELLLTSPIVSNPDLEAFCTAFSTRYEEREVSLAEALDAEAGVGYGAYIAGNADHTPLVDDLVVPAKTGSRPTLNDEWMKFQVQLYMEATRDNAAEVCISRNDITRFKQIEPENIPSSIYAIGKLLGQSASSIDNGHFKFDLSACGGPSTANLLGRFCHGLPVLETFVKDSLEREATAYDGCILAEVVHLPESRTGNILARPNLRTYEIVYLANSQAPQPHQIKLDDLLVKVVKGKVWLRSKSTGKYIIPRMSTAHNFQHGLPVYKFLCDLQYQGLPRGYSWQWQLPFDVNYFPRVSYGKLILSKRTWIIKKSEFEGIKKNDTAAIIEKIQELAKQFGWPSKIVIAEGDNELLVDLESEFSLHVLAKQVMKYDVTKLQEFLQVEDQCWVEGEAGTFCNELIIPMHNPLFKAPAPPGIQDVPVIKRTFWPGSEWLYLKIYAGSRGLEDLLKEAVWPLVQELKREHVMEKWFYIRYNDPGHHLRLRFYHPSDKQFGQRIVEKFYNLLNREDFKGLYHKIQLDTYERELERYGDATMEMSEEIFEADSDCALGLISLLNEEEGERYRWLLTIRGIDMLLEDFGFTLTLKQSFMDRLREAFFQEFGASKELAIQLNDKYRKEKLEVHSILDPGKDNDNGIEAAIFILKERSGKVRQAFSSQTLALDEKMNLASSYIHMFVNRMLLSNQRKHELILYHFLAKYYASKLAIQRKQEKLSLAGG; encoded by the coding sequence ATGCGCATGATTTCTGCTGAAAATTACGTAGTTGTTAGAACGCCCTTGTTACCCATTCAATCAGTTGCACAAGTTCGTGATTGGTCAGCCGGTAATATCAAGATTAAGCTCGGGGAGCTTTTTGCATCTGGAGATATGCAAGAAGCGATCTATTTAGCATCCCCAGAATTATATCAAGAATGGGAAAGATGGCAAGGTGGTGCAGAGTTTTCTAAGAAGGATGAATTGAAGCTACAGGTTGCCCTGGTTCGCTACCTCGATAGGATGAGTTCCAGGAGTACTCCGTATGGCATGTTCGCAGGTTGCCAAGTGTTGCAGGTGGGCGCCCGAACCGATGTATATCTGAAATCTACCGGCAATCATCTCAAACGGACGAGGCTCGATATGAATTACGTGGGAGAACTTGTCAAGGCCATAGTGGATGATCCCATCATCCGCGAACAGTTAAAGTACTTCCCCAATACTAGCTTATACAGGAGCGCTGACCGTTGGAGATATGCCACTTACTCGATTCAGAATAAAATTCGTAATTACCATCTTACCGCTGTACAATCCAGCAGTTATTTGGATGCCATTTTAAACTTCGTAGAGCATGGCGCGATGTTGAAAGATATCCGGCAATGTGTTTTTGATATTGTAGAGGATATCTCTAAAAGTGAAGTGGATGATTTTATATCGGAATTAATAGGCTCCCAAGTGCTGCTCAGTGAACTGGAGCCGAGTATTACGGGGCCTGAATTTTTCCAGGTCTTGATCGGTAAGCTAGCCGGTCTGAAAGGAGGAGAGCGCTTATGCCATACGCTGAAAACTGTTGAAAAACTACTTGAAAGTCCTTCCATCCTGCATTTCAGGGAAATTAATAAGCTGGTAAGGGGCTTGTTGCCGGGAACGGAAAGCAAAGATTTATTACAAACCGATCTTTACCTGGCAACGGATGGGCATAACATAAATAAAAATGTTTTAGATGAAATTACAGCTAGCCTCCAGGAGTTGTTACTAACTAGCCCCATTGTTTCGAATCCTGATCTAGAGGCTTTTTGTACAGCATTTTCAACACGCTACGAAGAACGTGAAGTATCCTTGGCCGAAGCCCTGGATGCGGAGGCCGGCGTCGGGTACGGGGCCTATATTGCGGGTAATGCAGATCATACTCCACTAGTTGATGATCTTGTTGTGCCAGCTAAGACGGGAAGCAGGCCGACCTTGAACGATGAATGGATGAAGTTCCAGGTGCAATTATACATGGAAGCAACCAGGGATAATGCTGCGGAGGTATGCATCTCCCGAAATGATATTACGAGGTTTAAACAAATAGAACCGGAAAATATTCCAAGTAGTATTTATGCTATCGGGAAATTGTTAGGGCAATCGGCTAGTTCGATCGACAATGGTCATTTTAAGTTCGATTTAAGTGCTTGCGGAGGCCCCTCCACCGCGAATTTATTGGGTAGGTTCTGCCACGGTCTGCCCGTACTGGAAACTTTTGTTAAGGACAGTTTGGAAAGGGAAGCAACCGCTTATGATGGTTGTATTTTGGCAGAAGTAGTACACTTGCCCGAATCGAGGACAGGTAATATCCTTGCCAGGCCAAATCTTAGGACCTATGAAATCGTTTACCTTGCCAATAGTCAAGCACCGCAACCACATCAAATCAAGTTAGACGATTTACTTGTGAAAGTGGTAAAGGGAAAAGTTTGGTTGAGATCAAAAAGTACCGGTAAATATATCATACCGAGGATGAGCACTGCCCACAATTTTCAACATGGTTTACCCGTATATAAATTTCTTTGCGATTTGCAATATCAAGGTTTACCTAGGGGCTATTCTTGGCAATGGCAATTACCATTCGATGTAAACTATTTTCCAAGGGTGAGTTATGGGAAATTGATTTTAAGCAAAAGAACTTGGATCATAAAAAAGTCGGAGTTTGAGGGGATTAAGAAAAATGATACGGCAGCTATAATTGAAAAAATACAGGAACTCGCTAAACAATTCGGATGGCCATCTAAAATTGTTATCGCGGAAGGAGATAATGAATTGTTGGTTGACCTCGAAAGCGAATTTTCATTGCATGTACTGGCTAAGCAGGTGATGAAGTACGATGTAACCAAGTTGCAAGAGTTTTTACAGGTGGAGGATCAGTGTTGGGTTGAAGGAGAGGCCGGAACTTTCTGTAATGAATTGATTATCCCGATGCATAATCCTTTATTCAAGGCTCCCGCGCCGCCGGGAATCCAGGATGTCCCGGTGATTAAGAGAACATTTTGGCCGGGATCGGAATGGTTGTATTTAAAGATTTACGCGGGTTCACGCGGTTTGGAGGACTTGTTAAAGGAAGCGGTTTGGCCCCTGGTACAAGAATTGAAAAGGGAGCATGTAATGGAGAAATGGTTTTACATAAGGTATAACGATCCGGGGCATCACCTGAGACTCCGGTTTTACCATCCATCTGATAAGCAATTCGGGCAGCGGATCGTTGAGAAATTTTACAACCTGTTGAACCGGGAAGATTTCAAGGGATTATATCATAAAATTCAATTGGATACTTACGAAAGGGAGCTGGAGAGATATGGTGATGCTACCATGGAAATGAGTGAAGAGATATTTGAAGCAGATAGCGATTGCGCTTTAGGACTGATTAGCTTATTGAATGAAGAAGAAGGGGAGCGGTACCGGTGGTTGCTAACTATTAGGGGGATCGATATGTTGTTGGAAGATTTTGGTTTCACCCTCACATTGAAACAATCATTTATGGACCGGTTAAGGGAAGCCTTCTTCCAAGAGTTTGGGGCTTCTAAAGAATTGGCGATCCAGTTGAATGATAAGTACCGCAAAGAAAAGCTAGAAGTGCATAGTATCCTCGACCCCGGGAAGGATAATGATAACGGGATTGAGGCTGCCATATTTATATTGAAGGAACGATCTGGAAAAGTGCGCCAAGCATTTAGTTCGCAAACATTAGCGCTAGATGAGAAAATGAACTTAGCGAGTAGTTATATACATATGTTTGTTAACAGGATGCTACTATCGAACCAACGGAAACACGAATTGATACTGTATCATTTTCTTGCAAAATATTATGCTTCGAAGTTGGCCATTCAAAGGAAACAAGAAAAACTGAGCCTGGCCGGCGGCTGA
- a CDS encoding lanthionine synthetase C family protein, protein MMNVKGSANQVVQQIVQALEEHYPHHPYHGLLGGNTGTALFFAYYYQLTGDEKLLEKSYQIIEHSLQSIADSSLHASHCSGLAGVGWALLHLAEMGYIEANDLDSTFSDIDTILSKELRTDLANGQTDFLHQGLGIALYFLSRLPSGFAGEQLQFLVKQLWEHRIILDGGISWKDQFSTISQTTPGRDLFNLGLAHGVPAIITILSKIYKAGIEKELCHTMINDSIQWLLSTKNNDSSPTISLYPVLIDAKGNTAGDRHSRLGWCYGDLGIACMYLNVGINTQNQQYISISEEMFMHIARNRDIQNGSVHDACICHGSSGIALMLQQSYKAFGNSLLQQRSNFWWEHSLQQNTWPDGAAGYKFYHHPNYTTNFNLLEGVSGIGLSLIHCLEPSLSANWAGALLIN, encoded by the coding sequence ATGATGAATGTAAAAGGATCAGCCAACCAGGTCGTTCAACAGATTGTACAGGCCCTGGAGGAACATTACCCACATCATCCTTACCATGGCTTATTAGGAGGTAATACAGGTACCGCGTTGTTCTTTGCATATTATTACCAGCTCACAGGCGATGAAAAACTATTGGAAAAATCCTACCAGATCATCGAGCATAGTCTTCAAAGTATTGCTGATAGCAGTTTACATGCCTCACATTGCAGCGGCCTTGCAGGTGTCGGTTGGGCATTGTTGCATCTAGCCGAAATGGGTTATATCGAAGCCAATGATCTTGATAGTACCTTTAGTGATATCGATACAATACTGTCTAAAGAGTTGAGAACGGATCTTGCCAATGGTCAAACAGATTTCTTACACCAAGGACTAGGTATCGCGTTATATTTTCTTTCAAGGTTGCCTTCCGGTTTCGCGGGGGAACAATTACAATTTTTGGTGAAACAGCTTTGGGAGCACCGTATAATTTTGGACGGGGGCATCTCCTGGAAAGATCAATTCTCTACGATCAGCCAAACAACTCCCGGCAGGGATCTATTCAACCTCGGGTTAGCCCATGGCGTTCCGGCCATCATTACTATACTGTCTAAAATTTACAAGGCAGGCATCGAAAAAGAACTTTGTCACACGATGATAAATGATAGCATTCAATGGTTGTTAAGTACTAAAAACAATGACAGCTCCCCTACTATTTCCCTGTACCCTGTACTCATCGATGCAAAGGGGAATACGGCAGGAGACAGGCATAGCCGTTTAGGTTGGTGTTATGGAGATCTCGGTATAGCCTGCATGTATTTAAATGTCGGTATCAATACGCAAAATCAACAATACATATCCATTTCAGAAGAAATGTTTATGCATATTGCCAGGAATAGGGATATACAGAATGGTTCGGTTCACGATGCTTGTATTTGCCATGGTAGTTCAGGAATCGCATTAATGTTACAACAATCTTATAAGGCTTTTGGCAATTCATTGTTACAACAACGATCCAATTTTTGGTGGGAACACAGCCTTCAACAAAATACCTGGCCCGATGGCGCCGCGGGTTATAAATTTTACCACCATCCAAATTATACTACAAATTTCAACTTGCTTGAAGGAGTTTCAGGAATCGGGTTATCCTTGATACATTGCTTAGAACCAAGCCTTTCAGCTAATTGGGCGGGTGCATTACTCATCAATTGA